The Oscarella lobularis chromosome 4, ooOscLobu1.1, whole genome shotgun sequence nucleotide sequence AACGTCTCGCTGGATGAGAGTGCCTACGCTTATGCACACACGCCTGGATCAAAGGCTCTGGCCTCCGTCGCAagcgaggagaaaaaggaaccGCCGCCACTTCCTCCCGACGACAGATCGCTCCCACCGATGTCCAGATCTTCAGGCAACCGCTCCTATGAGAATCTCTCCGCGGAACAGGCTCCTCAGCCACCAGAGAAGAGCACCTAGATTTTTTTATAGACTTCACACGTAGCCTACTAGTAACAGATTTTTGGTGTACTTTTTCTATATTTGACATGCAATGCTGGATGCTATTGCGATTAGGATATTTGTGTTTTGTTATGGCAACATGTGTCTGGAGTGGAGCTCACCGTGTTAGTCTTTTTtacctttcttcttctttcccgCTGGAACTCCTTTgcgtttcttcgttctcgCGTCTATCATTCCCTGAGCGTACTGTTTCAGTGACGCTCTCGTCAGCACGTCATCGTCTGATCCGCTCTCGGAATCCtctgaaggaaaaaattgaTGCACAGTACACGGACactctcgttttctcttacCTTCGGTTTCTTCCCTTTCTGTCACCTCCGGAAGTTTTACTCTCACGTTGAAGACGGGAAGACTCTTTTCAACAGAAGAACggaactaaaaaaataaaaatgttctagaagaattttttcaaagaaaaggcgagTGACTCACTTCCAAATCCTCCATCTCCTTCATGACTTCATCCAAATTGCGTCCCTCTAACTCTTCAACCAGTTTAACGAGCTTCTGCTCACTCGTAGCCAACATTTCCAACACCaactcgtcgctttcggcatCAAGAGGAACTTTAGGCGCCAGAGATTTGGGCTAAACATGATACCCATGCATGACCTTATTTATTGAACCTTGCTCTCTCCCTTACGGCTTTCAAATTTTGAAGTTTCTCGCACAAATGCTCTACGCCTGCCTTGACGCTGAGCAGCGTCTTCGTTGAACGATCTGTCTCCGCCTTTGTAGTCTCCAGTCTATGAATGCATTGCATGTCAATCAGAAAGTGTCtatattttttctcacttctccttcatttctttcaaaTGAACTTCAAAATCTTCCAGCATTTTTTGCCCACTAGATAACACATATTTTGACTTTGCGTGCGTGCATTTTTCCTCCCTATAGAGATCACCTGGAGAGTTTTGCTTCTCCAGAATATTTCATGTCTTCGAATTGAGCCTgaagtttttctttctcttccctcAGTTTCACAAGCAATTGCTCGTTGTCGCTCTTCAACTGATCCAAATGCTTCCTGGTCTCCCCTTGGCTCatgaaacgacgaacgaccTCCTGGATGTCCGACACGCCCGTCGCTTCTTTGATCTTCGCCATTGCCTCTTGGTACGTCGTAATgtgctcgtcgtcttcagatGACTTGAGCGTTCCCACTTCCGTaactagagaaagaaaaatcaaaaggcGAAACCAAAAAAACGCTACTCCTGACTGGTTCCAAAGTGAGGCTCATCCACTTGAAGAGAATTGTGCTGAAGCTACATTCAAGCGATCTAGGTCCAAACAAACGCAAGCACACGCGTATATCTACACATACCCGTCTTTCGACTCTATCCGCATaatcctttttctcgtcggcttGACGCTTGCACTCATTCAACTCCCTTTCACGTGCCTTTCTTGCCTCTTGCATTGTCATCTCCTGACGGCCAAGTTCCTCCTAAAGAAGAAGTTCGTAAATAGAGCCCTCATTTCACCCCACAAACCTTTGTCTGATCTTTTGCCAATTGAGCATCATTATACATTCCTTGCAACTCCTTCACAGTCTTTAGCCTTCGTTTTATCTCCCTTTCAAGAGCTGCAATTTTGTTGTCAAAATTCAATCTCTCCTACATCGGCAAAGAGTTGTTCAAATTATTGCTGTacgcaaaaaaaaacagcagCGAATACCTCGAGCATCT carries:
- the LOC136185661 gene encoding outer dynein arm-docking complex subunit 3-like, with the protein product MGIDQRGGTTTAPIQEEIDELRRKISLLEGDQKAYFESSESVIGKNKAIIAKMRVENKQLRAQLAKTLAGDEVVISNAFETAGKRQPPNFRGISGRTAVSKFDQSLCEKIKSFNALQHEARQREKALTDLEIQFRQMVAEAEEVKSKDISESADAQQLRTLENQLDKTMIKFNEATHIRKTYEEIVEKMLEERLNFDNKIAALEREIKRRLKTVKELQGMYNDAQLAKDQTKEELGRQEMTMQEARKARERELNECKRQADEKKDYADRVERRLQHNSLQVDEPHFGTITEVGTLKSSEDDEHITTYQEAMAKIKEATGVSDIQEVVRRFMSQGETRKHLDQLKSDNEQLLVKLREEKEKLQAQFEDMKYSGEAKLSSGQKMLEDFEVHLKEMKEKLETTKAETDRSTKTLLSVKAGVEHLCEKLQNLKAPKSLAPKVPLDAESDELVLEMLATSEQKLVKLVEELEGRNLDEVMKEMEDLEFRSSVEKSLPVFNVRVKLPEVTEREETEEDSESGSDDDVLTRASLKQYAQGMIDARTKKRKGVPAGKKKKGKKD